One window from the genome of Paraneptunicella aestuarii encodes:
- a CDS encoding Nramp family divalent metal transporter encodes MNLSVYLRSIGPGIIFAATSIGVSHVVQSTRAGADFGYSLIVLVILAHLVKWPFFQMGPRYASATGESLLQGYRKVGTWAYRLFMLLTVSTMFIVQAAVTIVAAGVLANIFDTGWSIFTWSALVLSACIGLLLSGGYRWLDKSLKLMMVVFAITCVIALVAVLGKAPVAQDWNSVSVDYWAPASIAFMVALVGWMPTTIEVSVWQSFWVVERNAQSNEKGSNSQALSVKDKSAASVFDFNLGYLFCLLFAIVFVVLGARLLFGSGETLSGSAIGFSAQLIQIFVSALGDWSKPVVSLLIFVAMFSTCIAVADGFSHVVSRAVQGHESSHVDSLKQHHKWYRICVLLMAVGGWLVIFWFSGQLKSLIDFATTISFVFAPFFAYINIKAMHLPVIPEEAKLTKNFMLYTWACFALLLAFSCFYVMWRFF; translated from the coding sequence ATGAATTTATCTGTATACCTGCGTTCCATTGGGCCGGGCATAATATTCGCTGCCACCAGTATTGGTGTTTCTCATGTTGTGCAATCAACGCGCGCTGGAGCAGATTTCGGCTACAGCCTGATCGTGTTGGTGATTTTGGCTCATTTGGTGAAATGGCCGTTTTTTCAAATGGGGCCTCGTTACGCATCCGCGACAGGTGAAAGCCTATTGCAAGGCTATCGTAAGGTTGGAACATGGGCTTACCGATTGTTTATGCTGCTCACCGTCTCAACTATGTTCATTGTTCAAGCTGCGGTAACCATCGTAGCGGCAGGTGTGCTAGCCAATATCTTCGATACAGGATGGTCAATATTTACCTGGTCAGCGCTGGTGTTGTCTGCCTGTATAGGGTTATTGCTTTCTGGTGGTTATCGTTGGCTGGATAAGAGCTTGAAACTCATGATGGTGGTATTTGCCATTACCTGTGTTATTGCGCTTGTTGCGGTATTGGGTAAGGCGCCGGTGGCGCAAGACTGGAATAGTGTTTCTGTGGATTATTGGGCTCCTGCCAGTATCGCTTTCATGGTTGCCTTGGTTGGTTGGATGCCGACCACTATTGAAGTGTCGGTTTGGCAATCGTTTTGGGTTGTCGAGCGCAACGCGCAATCCAATGAAAAGGGCAGTAATTCGCAAGCCTTATCTGTCAAAGATAAAAGCGCTGCCAGCGTGTTTGATTTTAATCTTGGCTATTTGTTTTGCTTGCTATTTGCCATTGTATTTGTGGTGTTGGGAGCACGTTTATTGTTTGGCAGTGGTGAAACGTTAAGTGGCAGTGCGATAGGTTTTTCTGCTCAACTGATTCAGATCTTTGTCTCTGCCTTAGGGGATTGGAGCAAACCCGTTGTTAGCCTATTGATTTTTGTTGCCATGTTTTCAACCTGTATTGCGGTGGCTGATGGCTTTAGCCATGTCGTGAGTCGCGCTGTGCAGGGACATGAGTCATCTCATGTCGATTCATTGAAACAGCATCATAAGTGGTATCGTATTTGCGTGTTGTTGATGGCTGTCGGTGGATGGTTAGTGATATTTTGGTTTTCTGGCCAGCTTAAAAGTTTGATTGATTTTGCGACCACCATTTCTTTCGTTTTCGCGCCTTTCTTTGCTTATATCAATATTAAAGCCATGCATCTTCCAGTGATTCCGGAGGAAGCTAAATTGACAAAGAACTTCATGCTGTATACCTGGGCTTGTTTTGCTCTGTTACTGGCCTTTAGCTGTTTTTATGTGATGTGGCGCTTCTTTTAG
- a CDS encoding PadR family transcriptional regulator yields MANRESYLGEFEHVVLLAILSLKDNAYGVTIREALKHSIAREVAIGAIYATTERLEKKGLLTSRKAGATQERGGKAKRYFSVTPDGMSMLQETRKQLEILWQNASINLLSHI; encoded by the coding sequence ATGGCTAATAGAGAATCGTATTTGGGAGAATTTGAGCACGTTGTTTTACTGGCAATTTTAAGCCTGAAAGACAACGCATATGGCGTGACCATTCGCGAAGCACTGAAGCACAGCATTGCAAGAGAAGTTGCGATTGGGGCGATATATGCCACGACGGAACGTTTAGAAAAAAAAGGATTACTCACCTCAAGAAAAGCGGGTGCAACTCAGGAACGGGGAGGCAAGGCCAAGCGCTATTTTAGTGTGACACCGGATGGAATGAGCATGTTGCAGGAAACGCGAAAACAGCTGGAAATACTATGGCAAAACGCATCCATTAACCTTTTATCGCATATCTGA
- a CDS encoding ParB/Srx family N-terminal domain-containing protein: MTKFGLKEQLLTSLRQHNSVEAERVDYRAIFLSHIVPDPDNARFLPSVIISDEHAKQLTSRKLSKRQLLELYKAENKVIVGKACFINCCEKGSEDWKKAADSIESIIELSKHIAVSELIHAPSIYPLGNGQYQILTGHRRFFAMIYTFGSGAAAQFKVYDRPPLLKSTKQFQENASRVDLPQYGKLTAFVAAQLELEELSNARMQLGQKKLTVRDNASLMGISMGAYDNYNVLTRYPCVTELYERGLSLPLTKAKKVVLDAEAEYAEKHQRQLFNVLDKKEINRLIRERLSGDKAPALKQDKPFQFKNISDPNIVKQLFECNILQMNVGVDWNALDWNNREEVNQAIANVISYLEQQASQDSAA; the protein is encoded by the coding sequence ATGACAAAATTTGGATTAAAGGAGCAGTTACTTACTTCGCTGCGACAGCACAACTCTGTTGAAGCTGAAAGGGTGGATTATCGGGCTATTTTTCTCAGTCATATCGTTCCAGACCCCGACAACGCCCGCTTTTTACCCTCCGTTATAATTAGCGATGAACACGCCAAACAGCTCACCAGCCGTAAACTTTCCAAACGCCAGTTACTAGAACTGTACAAAGCAGAAAATAAGGTCATTGTTGGCAAAGCATGCTTTATTAACTGTTGTGAAAAAGGCTCCGAAGATTGGAAAAAAGCGGCAGACAGTATCGAAAGCATTATAGAACTCTCCAAACACATTGCCGTTTCCGAACTCATTCACGCGCCAAGCATCTATCCTCTCGGTAACGGGCAGTATCAGATTCTTACGGGTCATCGACGCTTCTTCGCCATGATCTACACCTTTGGCAGTGGCGCAGCCGCTCAATTCAAAGTGTACGACCGTCCTCCATTGCTAAAAAGCACCAAACAATTTCAGGAAAATGCCAGCCGGGTTGACCTGCCACAATATGGCAAACTAACGGCTTTTGTGGCTGCACAATTGGAATTGGAAGAATTGTCGAACGCCAGAATGCAACTAGGGCAAAAGAAGCTGACCGTGCGCGACAATGCCAGTTTAATGGGCATTTCAATGGGTGCTTACGATAACTACAACGTATTAACACGCTACCCTTGTGTGACTGAGTTATATGAGCGCGGCTTGAGTTTACCACTCACCAAAGCCAAGAAAGTGGTATTGGATGCCGAAGCCGAATACGCAGAAAAACATCAACGCCAGCTGTTTAATGTGCTCGATAAAAAAGAGATTAATCGATTAATCAGAGAACGTTTAAGTGGCGACAAAGCTCCGGCTCTCAAACAAGACAAGCCGTTTCAATTCAAGAACATTTCCGACCCGAACATTGTCAAACAACTCTTTGAATGCAACATTCTACAAATGAATGTCGGCGTCGATTGGAATGCACTTGATTGGAATAATCGAGAAGAAGTGAATCAGGCAATTGCGAATGTGATCAGCTACCTTGAACAACAAGCGAGTCAGGATTCCGCAGCCTGA
- a CDS encoding LacI family DNA-binding transcriptional regulator has product MPNHNKPLNLKDVARILGVSTATVSNAFNRPSQLSQKLREKILTESHNLGYHGPNLAARSLRRGKSDVIAVVLADSLSYNFSDPVASQFLQGVSDVLVQHSKQLLLLSSELAGREQSTIESLPDGFIFYGTPSGDCFERIHKLGKPIVAVDFDPEGLPNVKVPNESAAEEIALHALKHSHGSVAIVGLRLTKAKESTPLTPDDLEHPKQDVAYKRLLGYLRAANKMNIEIPAHHIWHTPENTPEIAEEVARQILGSTEPPDTIICMSDVLALGVLRVAKSMSLDIPEDLQVVGFDDIPEASRAESPLTTVCQQNVNKGQLAAKLLLGGDSKDISVSTKLIIRKTTRNKVE; this is encoded by the coding sequence ATGCCGAATCATAACAAGCCATTAAATTTGAAAGATGTCGCCCGCATACTGGGTGTTTCAACGGCTACGGTATCCAATGCCTTTAACCGTCCAAGTCAACTTTCACAAAAATTACGAGAAAAAATTCTCACTGAATCTCACAATCTGGGATATCACGGGCCGAACCTCGCTGCACGTTCATTGCGTAGGGGAAAATCCGATGTCATTGCTGTCGTTTTGGCCGATTCCCTTTCCTATAACTTTTCAGATCCTGTTGCCAGCCAATTTCTGCAAGGGGTTTCTGATGTACTGGTTCAGCACAGCAAACAGTTACTCTTGCTATCAAGTGAGCTGGCTGGAAGAGAACAAAGCACTATCGAATCTCTGCCTGATGGATTTATCTTCTATGGCACTCCTTCGGGAGATTGCTTCGAACGTATTCACAAATTAGGCAAGCCAATAGTAGCGGTAGATTTCGACCCCGAAGGACTTCCCAATGTGAAAGTGCCCAACGAATCAGCCGCAGAAGAGATCGCTCTACACGCCCTGAAACATAGTCATGGCTCAGTTGCTATCGTAGGACTGAGATTGACCAAGGCAAAAGAATCGACACCATTAACCCCTGATGATTTAGAACACCCCAAACAGGATGTTGCATATAAACGCTTATTGGGATACTTGCGTGCCGCCAATAAGATGAATATTGAAATACCCGCTCATCATATTTGGCATACCCCTGAAAATACACCCGAAATAGCCGAGGAAGTGGCACGGCAGATACTGGGTAGTACAGAGCCACCCGATACGATTATTTGCATGAGCGACGTATTGGCACTAGGCGTATTGCGCGTTGCTAAATCCATGTCACTGGATATTCCCGAAGATCTACAGGTAGTAGGATTCGATGATATTCCCGAAGCCTCTCGTGCCGAATCGCCCCTGACAACGGTGTGCCAGCAGAATGTGAATAAAGGACAACTAGCCGCAAAACTACTGTTAGGTGGCGATTCCAAGGATATTTCGGTTAGTACCAAGCTAATAATTCGAAAAACCACACGAAATAAAGTTGAATAA
- a CDS encoding ROK family protein, protein MTKLYAVIEAGGTKFNCAIVDADRNILAETRIPTTTPDQTLHETIAFFQAQKEQGYHFDQLGLATFGPVDLNKESKHYGHITATPKPHWSYTPIVQQLERNLQCDVNVDTDVNAAALAEYRWGAAQGASCCIYVTVGTGIGGGVVINGKSLKGLIHPEIGHMLIGDIDGVSGVCPFHGSCIEGLAAGSSMGKIWGIPAEELSDNHKAWEVEAKVLGRLCHNLLVSFSPEKIVMGGGVMAKPGLLEKVIQETEQSLAGYMSLPENITFNEIIVPPGLGQRSGLFGALALLIEE, encoded by the coding sequence ATGACCAAGTTATATGCCGTGATCGAAGCTGGTGGGACAAAATTCAATTGCGCAATTGTCGATGCAGACCGCAATATTTTGGCCGAAACCCGGATCCCAACCACAACGCCAGATCAAACACTGCATGAAACCATCGCATTTTTTCAGGCACAAAAAGAACAGGGATACCACTTCGACCAACTTGGATTAGCCACCTTTGGCCCCGTGGATTTAAACAAGGAATCAAAGCATTACGGACACATCACCGCCACTCCAAAACCGCATTGGTCTTACACCCCAATTGTCCAACAATTAGAGCGAAATCTACAATGTGACGTGAACGTTGACACCGACGTAAACGCAGCCGCTTTAGCCGAGTATCGTTGGGGAGCGGCTCAAGGAGCTTCGTGTTGCATTTACGTTACCGTTGGAACAGGTATTGGTGGCGGCGTAGTGATAAATGGCAAGTCTTTAAAAGGACTTATTCACCCTGAAATTGGTCATATGTTAATAGGTGATATTGATGGGGTTTCCGGTGTCTGTCCATTTCATGGCAGTTGTATTGAGGGTTTAGCTGCTGGTTCATCCATGGGTAAAATCTGGGGTATACCAGCCGAAGAATTGTCCGACAATCACAAGGCTTGGGAAGTCGAAGCTAAAGTATTGGGACGACTTTGCCATAACTTATTAGTGAGCTTTAGTCCTGAGAAAATCGTCATGGGCGGCGGCGTAATGGCGAAGCCCGGATTACTTGAAAAAGTGATTCAGGAAACAGAACAAAGCTTGGCGGGTTATATGTCACTTCCCGAGAATATCACTTTCAATGAGATTATCGTTCCACCCGGATTAGGGCAACGATCCGGATTGTTTGGTGCGTTAGCTCTTTTGATAGAAGAATAA
- a CDS encoding SRPBCC family protein, whose translation MATMNALHIENQVPINAKPDVVWKAFTQEIQNWWAPQFNALDNSRINLELRTGGRLYESNPAGAENLWFTITSFYPGNFIEFVGNLKPQYGGPATDMLKLTFHPYKNGTLVHIDDHIYGPVSEGARQFLGQGWLMIISAGLKAYVESKN comes from the coding sequence ATGGCAACAATGAACGCACTACATATTGAAAACCAAGTGCCGATTAACGCAAAACCAGACGTAGTGTGGAAAGCATTTACGCAAGAAATTCAAAACTGGTGGGCGCCGCAATTCAACGCCTTAGACAATTCCCGAATTAATCTTGAATTAAGAACTGGCGGTCGCTTGTATGAAAGCAACCCGGCTGGTGCAGAAAACTTGTGGTTCACCATCACCAGTTTTTACCCTGGCAATTTCATTGAGTTCGTCGGCAACCTTAAGCCTCAATATGGTGGCCCGGCAACGGATATGCTGAAACTCACCTTCCATCCATATAAAAATGGCACGCTGGTACACATTGACGACCATATCTATGGCCCGGTCTCTGAAGGTGCTCGCCAATTCCTGGGACAAGGTTGGTTAATGATTATCTCTGCTGGATTAAAAGCTTACGTTGAATCAAAAAACTAA
- a CDS encoding M48 family metallopeptidase, producing the protein MNRFFSSAKSTKPKTQVSKHQWFGMEVEVHRKAMKTLRLKVNAQDGLVRISAPHYLPDSAVQQFMRNNHQWILQRKNELAQHIQPKLHFETGELHPLWGQAYTLQVSHSLERSSIRTTSDQSILMMVPSKYTASDKEKLLDNLYRRQLKKAIPALLQKWQPIVGKTVDDWGIKKMRTRWGTCNIQAKRIWLSLELAKKHPDCLEYVLVHELVHLHERYHNQHFKDLMTRFLPDWKEREVLLNQPTIGLQTPPDMDL; encoded by the coding sequence TTGAACCGATTCTTCTCTTCCGCTAAAAGCACCAAGCCCAAAACTCAGGTGAGCAAACACCAATGGTTTGGTATGGAAGTGGAAGTGCATCGCAAGGCAATGAAAACCTTACGATTAAAAGTGAATGCGCAAGATGGTTTAGTCCGCATATCTGCGCCACACTATTTGCCCGACAGCGCAGTGCAGCAATTCATGCGCAACAACCACCAATGGATATTGCAACGCAAAAACGAACTTGCACAACATATCCAACCCAAATTGCATTTTGAGACCGGTGAGCTGCATCCTCTTTGGGGTCAGGCTTATACGCTACAAGTTAGCCACTCATTGGAACGCTCATCGATTCGCACCACGTCGGATCAGTCCATATTGATGATGGTGCCTTCAAAATATACCGCTTCTGATAAAGAAAAGTTGCTCGACAACCTTTATCGCCGTCAGCTCAAAAAAGCCATTCCGGCATTATTGCAAAAATGGCAACCTATTGTTGGCAAAACAGTGGATGATTGGGGTATCAAGAAAATGCGCACCCGTTGGGGAACCTGTAATATTCAGGCAAAGCGCATTTGGTTAAGCCTTGAACTTGCCAAGAAGCATCCCGATTGCCTGGAGTATGTGTTAGTTCACGAGTTGGTTCATTTGCATGAACGCTATCACAATCAACACTTTAAAGACCTTATGACTCGCTTCTTACCCGACTGGAAAGAACGTGAAGTGTTATTAAACCAGCCCACGATAGGGCTTCAAACGCCTCCCGACATGGATCTTTAG
- a CDS encoding MGMT family protein, protein MKQNSQYVRIWRTAMQIPKGKVASYGQVADLAGLPGRARLVGKAMGYVPDDMIVPWYRVLRSNGQIAFPAGSEYAERQKGLLQEEGVAVFNNRVKLAEFQWQPDLAELLFNLDY, encoded by the coding sequence ATGAAGCAAAATTCTCAATACGTCCGAATATGGCGTACAGCTATGCAGATCCCTAAAGGCAAGGTTGCCAGTTACGGTCAGGTCGCTGACCTGGCTGGGTTGCCGGGAAGAGCTCGCTTGGTCGGAAAGGCAATGGGCTATGTGCCTGATGATATGATCGTTCCCTGGTATCGAGTGCTACGTTCTAATGGGCAAATCGCCTTTCCCGCGGGTTCAGAATATGCCGAGCGACAAAAAGGATTGCTGCAGGAAGAAGGCGTGGCTGTATTCAATAACCGGGTTAAGCTAGCCGAATTTCAATGGCAACCTGATTTGGCTGAGTTGCTATTTAATCTGGATTACTAA
- a CDS encoding TonB-dependent receptor, whose protein sequence is MARTSSCISTSPIFVIAAFSTLTFSGFSLADPATENKTLLLDDIERVVVSAQRQDSLLLDESSNVSVLNNADIKLIDATHINESLMRIPGVWISRGNGQEHLTAIRSPVLAGAGACGAFYMAEDGISLRAPGFCNANQLFGVNSEQASQIEVIRGPMSTLYGANALHGMVNVISPDATSLPELGLALEAGAHGYTRGKFTVSKQMNEHAFAAYGHATQDDGYKDDSGYGQQKLNLVHQFHSNEWQVKNLLSFTNLNQETAGFIEGFEAYKDPSLKESNPNPEAYRDSQSFRGYSQWRYQTQDNEYYQITPYVRYHDMTFLMHFVPWKPVENNGHKSVGMQMQYYRKFNDIELISGLDWDFTQGWLSEVQEQGFAPHLPQGTHYDYEVDAANWSPFVNVSWQVSNELTIDAGIRYDDTEYDYNTLAPAGSACAPAVNNCRFIRPQDQGVSFSDWSVRLGSNYAVAQNHRIYAQYARGFRPPQATELFRLQDGQQITQLDSEYMESFEIGVRGAAENWFYDVTWFDMSKKNHIFQDTQRQNIDNGETDHKGVELAVKWQFLPEWYASASATFAEHKYANDIQISFSGSILGNEIDTAPDKIANAVIGWRSEQGHSAELEWVLMGDYYVNPENTAQYAGHELVNLRAAWQVSEQWTLSARLLNLFDKDYAERADFGFGNYRYFVGEPRALYVSVGYQL, encoded by the coding sequence ATGGCAAGAACATCATCCTGTATTTCTACATCACCAATCTTTGTAATTGCGGCTTTTTCAACCCTGACTTTTTCGGGTTTTTCTTTGGCAGATCCTGCAACAGAGAATAAGACCCTGTTGCTTGACGATATTGAGCGAGTGGTTGTCAGTGCTCAACGACAAGATTCCTTGCTACTGGATGAAAGCAGTAATGTCAGCGTGTTGAATAATGCCGACATCAAGCTGATAGACGCAACACATATCAATGAGTCGCTTATGCGAATTCCTGGAGTATGGATAAGCCGGGGTAATGGTCAGGAACACTTAACAGCAATTCGTTCGCCTGTCTTGGCTGGAGCGGGAGCTTGTGGTGCTTTTTATATGGCTGAAGATGGCATCTCGCTGCGTGCTCCGGGCTTTTGTAACGCCAATCAATTATTTGGTGTTAACAGCGAGCAAGCGAGCCAAATCGAAGTAATTCGTGGCCCAATGAGCACCTTATATGGTGCGAATGCATTACACGGCATGGTGAACGTTATCTCACCCGATGCCACTTCGCTGCCTGAGTTGGGATTAGCGCTGGAAGCGGGGGCTCATGGCTATACTCGTGGCAAGTTCACTGTTTCAAAGCAAATGAATGAACATGCTTTTGCTGCTTATGGACATGCAACTCAAGACGATGGCTATAAGGACGATAGCGGCTACGGGCAGCAGAAATTGAATCTGGTTCACCAATTTCATAGCAATGAGTGGCAGGTGAAGAACTTGTTGTCTTTTACGAATTTGAACCAGGAAACTGCGGGATTTATTGAAGGTTTTGAGGCTTATAAAGATCCCTCTCTCAAGGAAAGTAATCCTAACCCTGAAGCGTATCGCGATAGCCAATCATTTCGTGGTTACAGTCAATGGCGCTATCAAACTCAGGACAATGAGTATTATCAAATTACACCTTATGTACGTTATCACGACATGACCTTCCTGATGCATTTTGTGCCTTGGAAACCCGTTGAAAACAACGGTCATAAAAGCGTGGGAATGCAAATGCAGTATTATCGAAAATTCAACGATATCGAGCTGATTAGTGGTCTGGATTGGGACTTTACCCAGGGCTGGTTGTCTGAAGTTCAGGAACAAGGATTCGCCCCTCATTTGCCGCAAGGCACTCATTATGACTATGAAGTCGACGCTGCAAATTGGTCTCCTTTTGTGAATGTGTCATGGCAAGTATCAAATGAATTAACCATTGATGCCGGCATTCGCTACGACGACACCGAGTACGACTACAACACGCTGGCTCCTGCGGGTTCGGCCTGTGCGCCAGCAGTGAATAATTGCCGCTTTATACGCCCTCAGGATCAAGGAGTTTCTTTTTCGGATTGGTCGGTTCGCTTGGGAAGCAATTATGCCGTAGCGCAGAATCATAGAATTTATGCGCAATATGCTCGTGGTTTTAGACCGCCTCAGGCTACTGAACTATTCCGTTTGCAAGATGGGCAGCAAATCACGCAGTTGGATTCAGAATATATGGAATCCTTTGAAATTGGGGTTCGTGGTGCGGCTGAAAACTGGTTTTACGATGTTACCTGGTTCGATATGAGCAAGAAGAATCATATTTTTCAGGATACTCAACGGCAAAATATCGATAATGGTGAAACCGATCATAAAGGTGTTGAGCTGGCCGTAAAATGGCAGTTTTTACCAGAATGGTACGCTTCTGCCAGTGCCACTTTTGCCGAGCATAAATACGCGAATGATATTCAAATCAGCTTTTCTGGCAGCATTTTGGGCAATGAAATTGATACTGCGCCAGACAAGATCGCTAATGCTGTGATTGGGTGGCGTTCTGAACAAGGGCATAGTGCTGAATTAGAATGGGTTTTGATGGGAGATTATTACGTTAACCCTGAGAATACGGCTCAATACGCGGGGCATGAATTAGTGAATTTACGTGCTGCATGGCAAGTGTCTGAACAATGGACATTATCGGCTCGCTTATTGAATCTATTTGATAAGGATTACGCGGAACGCGCAGATTTCGGTTTTGGTAATTACCGATATTTTGTAGGGGAGCCAAGAGCTTTGTATGTCTCGGTTGGTTATCAGCTGTAG